In Juglans microcarpa x Juglans regia isolate MS1-56 chromosome 1S, Jm3101_v1.0, whole genome shotgun sequence, the genomic stretch agaaatttataataagaCGGCATTAATCATGGGAGGATGAGAGCAACGGACGAGGAGGGTATTTATGgtacataaaagtaaaaaggaaaatgatagaattaCTTCTCTTACTAATCATTTacttcttattttatatttgatttatttaattatgaatgccataatatatatatatatatatttatataaatgagcTAGCAAGCTGCCACTTTCCATCCGTAATTAGTACAAagagttgaaaaaaaagaaaagggaaaagaaatgaaaaaagaaagtggtCTCCAACCAACACCAACCCATATCTctctgttcttcttctttacattTAAATCTTTCAACATCCCTTACAACTTCAGGGCTCGCAACCTCAATCCAGCTCtctcaaacacacacacacacgcagaTAAATAACACTTTTGagccatttctttctctctttgatCTAATTTGTTTCTGACAAGAGAAATTAGACAACACAACAGcaaagaaggaaagaaggaGCTATGCTAAGCAAAATGGCTTCTTCTCCGCCAGACACGAGCAAGACCATAAAGATAGAGCGCTACAACAGCTACCTCCGCAGAGTTAACAGCACAAAGCTCCTAATTAACGCCTCCTCCAAGGTCTTGTTCCGCGCCACTCTTCTCATCGCCCTCGCCCTCATCTTTTACTTCGTCCTCCACTACCCTCCGCTTTCCGATGCCCCCAGCTCCTTCCATCTCCACACTACCCGCCGCAACTTCCTCTCCTCCGCTCTCTACGGTCCCCACGCCGGCGGCCCCTCCTGGGAGAAGCAAGTCCGCCACTCCTCCACCCCCCGCCGCCCCAACGGCATGTCCGTCCTCGTCACCGGCGCTGCTGGCTTTGTTGGTTCCCACTGCTCCCTCGCCTTGAAGAAACGCGGCGACGGCGTTCTCGGCCTCGACAATTTCAACGACTACTATGATCCCTCGCTGAAGCGCGCGAGGCAGGCGCTTTTACTCAAACATCAAGTCTTTATTGTGGAAGGAGATTTGAACGATGCCCCATTGCTCACCAAGTTATTCGACGTCGTTCCCTTTACGCACATCCTCCACCTCGCCGCCCAGGCCGGGGTTCGCTACGCCATGCAGAATCCACAATCCTACGTGAAATCCAACATTGCTGGGTTTGTGAATCTCTTGGAAGTTGCCAAGGCTGTGAATCCTCAACCGGCAATCGTTTGGGCGTCGTCCAGCTCCGTCTACGGCCTCAACACCGAGAACCCATTCTCCGAATCGCAGCGGACCGACCAGCCCGCCAGTCTCTACGCCGCAACAAAGAAGGCAGGCGAAGAAATCGCCCACACCTATAACCATATCTACGGGCTTTCCCTCACTGGCTTAAGATTCTTCACGGTGTACGGACCTTGGGGTAGACCAGACATGGCCTATTTCTTCTTCACCAAGGACATCTTACAAGGTAAGGCCATTGACGTGTACAGGACACAGGACGGCGAGGAGGTGGCGCGTGACTTCACGTACATCGACGACATCGTGAAAGGGTGCGTTGGGGCCTTGGACACGGCGGAGAAGAGCACCGGGAGCGGCGGAAAGAAGCGGAGACCGGCGCAGCTGAGGATCTACAATCTAGGAAACAAGTCACCGGTGCCGGTGGGGAAGTTGGTGTCGATATTGGAAGGGTTGCTGAGCACCAAAGCCAAGAAACACGTGATCAAGATGCCGAGGAATGGGGATGTGCCATACACGCATGCCAATGTGAGCTTGGCTTTCAGGGACTTCGGGTACAAGCCCACCACGGATTTGTCCACCGGATTGAGAAAGTTCGTCAAGTGGTACGTGAATTACTATGGGATTCAATCGAAAGTAAGGAAGGAAACCAGTGCCGGTGGCAATAATAATGATCATCCCGAAGAATCCAATTgacgatgatgaagatgatattCGAAATCAATCACTCTGGATCACGTTTCTTCTTTGAATTAAAAtttctgttctttcttttccatttacatatatattttggtcAAGATATTGTTGTGGTCCTCAAAAGTGTTGGATCAAGATGTTGAAGCTGTACAATATAGATATAAATTTGTTACAGAAAAAGATGAAGCAGCACAGAGAACGAAGCTGTGGGAGGAAATCATGTAGATCTGTGAACTGGGGTAGCTATTCTGTGCTGTGCTGTGCTGTGCTGTAATAATTTGTCGGTGAGATCTGCTAGAAATTAAGATTGCAGATGTTAGCCGTTGAATTgatgtaaaaggaaaaaaagagagggtGAAAGAAATTTGTGACAGAACACAACAATAATGTTAATGATGACATCAAGAATCATCCACGCcttttattagtttttgtttatttgtgcgttcaattatttattatcttttcgccttatttttttattttttatttttttgtttagtcataatttctttttggcTTTTGAAGATTGCTTCGGTGGATGAAAGGGTAGTTGGTTGGTGGTAGGGTTGTCACTTGTGGCATGAGATTCTCTCCCCTTGTAGATAAAGTACAATGTGCAAGAGAAATGACTGGTTTAAACCATGTAAGTtcaatgtattttgttttttacaaAATAGGTAAATTTGATATCCACacgaaaatatattttttttaacggtgaatttcactattttttaatcaGAATACGGGAGATTTATATACTTAATTTGTaaactataatattaaatattattaaatttgcaAAACTTAAAGACTGATTTAGATAGtaaagtgagataagatgattttaaataaaaattaaaaaaataaatttaactttatcCATTGCTGGGTTgcaaataagagagaaaaagaaacccCACCCAAAACAGAAAGTAAAAGTACTGCAAAAGGGTGATGGAATTAAGTTTCTACACGCGAGATAAGAGTTGGGAATAATTCATGGTTCACTTTTACGCGTAGAAAATGAGTCATGAACATGTTGGATTCCTTTGATTATGTTATGTTTGTCAAACTTTTTACCGAATTTGGCAACTGTTATGTCTCCCATTTCTGTGGCACCATCACCtgttttgcttttgtttgtACTATTTTGTTCTATGCGGAACCAACTGATTCGTGCGTTTCTTTTGAATGatgatatatacacaaattataatattttttttaatatatttcataataatattataagatgggaatatttttataaaataatattatttttataagatgttttataaaaatacttctaatttaaaacatagttatgtaaagtataatgaaaaatattgtgtataaattattttccttctttttataGATTACATGAGATggattaatataaaaattaaaaattaaataaaatattattatttattttatataaaaatttgaaaaaattataataattaaataagatgaaatgaaatgaaaataattataaaaacaaacgaggcctcggtctatttttttaatacccaaaaaataaaattagaaatacgccaaaaagaaataaaatcacttATGGGAAGAGAAATACGTCAAAAAGTAATGAAGTCTCAGCAAACATCCAGTGAAACTGTGAAACATAACGAATGAAAACTAAGAATGGGTCAAATAAATATGGTCCGGACCATAGTCTGTCACTGTGGTTATTGTTTGAAACATTTATTATGAGAAACtctaaaaatagaaagataTGGATGAGTTGAATGTATAAGAATGTTCATCCAGAATCCGAATAATCGGGTCTGATTACGGGTTGCATAGTAAAATCCAGGTACACTCAGTTTGGAtaatctgttttttcttttctttttcaacttgACAGATTTCTATAACAAACTAGTGTTCACTACTTCACTATCTAACGGCTCCAATCATATTAATTCTCAAATGTCACTAGttatgaaaaatcaaaataaatacacaaaaagAGTTGTCTATTGTTTCACACGCGAATTTCAATGCTTATCCAcaactatatatttttgttttgacacCCACCTTTTGGGTCCCTCacattttatctttatctatatCTTCTTGTCCTTGTTAAgttgtttccttcttttttccttcttaatgTCATCTTCGTCgtcaccttcttcttcttctaaagaCGAGAATGACAATCATGATGGCAATCCCAGAAAAAAAGAAGAGCGAGAAATTTGGGTAATCTCTTTTGCGTAACATTAGAAAAAGGATATATTACACTAGTTAtctgattatttttttgtgaattctaatgttaaaaaaaaaaaaaaaagggttcaaCCTAGAATTCGGGTTCTGACTTGGGCTAGCCCAGTCTAGGTTCTGGCCCGTGTTTGAAACCCAGATTTCGGTTCGAGTATACCCAAATTCTCGGGCCGGACAACGAATGAACAGTTCTACTAATTGCTTTGGAATAGTGGTTGAAGATCTCAAAGTTGCATCATTTGAATTCTTCGTCAAGTTAGATAGACAAAACTCACTtcctaattataaaaaattaatagaatacttaTGGGTGAACAGTAATCGAACAAACCGGCTAGGACTAACCAAAACCGGCTAATAGAGATGGTGAAAACTACTGGGAGCGATGGAGAATTGGTCAATTAGTAGTCCAAAGAGGTAGAACCTATATAAATCGGTTCGGTTCTCGATCTGCACAGGATTTAAACCAATAAAccaaatgattatatatatctattgtGCTAATATAAAACAGTGTCATTTAACTTAAGTAAGTTAAACCACTATGCTTTGTTAAGACAATTacgaaaaaatttaattaaaatgatgatgTTTAACTTGATAAGCTAAATAACGTCGTTTTGGTTAGGGTTGAAGTACAAACCTACCTCTTCTCCCTTATTTGACgatctaaactctctctctctctctctctctagagtcTCTCTACTCAGTTTGTCGTTCTACTTGTGGCCTATAAATTGGATTCTTTCGATTCGACAATCTATTTACTTGCTCCTCGCGTCCCTGTTAGCGTCCCCATTGGCTCATGCCCATCCTACAATCCCTATTACCAACAAGTTagtttattaaaatattctagTTGCCACTTAATCCATATTTTTCCTATTATATGGTATCTAGCTTGTTTATTTATCTATGTATAGGCATTACGGATTTTGGGAGCGAGCTTTAAACCTTTAAACCTTTTGGATTGGGGATGAAAAGTAATAGAGAGCAGATTTCTCATTGTGAGTGATCTACACATTCGGTTTGGTGCAATTTCTTgcattaaagaaataaaaaaaaatagaatgttattAATTAGATACTATGTTGTAATTGTTGTTGTGATATTTGGGGcatgtgttttgtttggttttgttttttgtttttgtgttttgtagattttttctttcacGTGTTAGATAGATTTTTTATCAACTCCAATTTTTCAAACAAACTGGTTACAAACTTAATAGATGATTTGAGAAATACCTAAACATTAGGATTACCCCGAGTGCATTTACCCATAATACTTGTCCTCTTTCCTAAGAAATGGAATAGGAAGGATCTGTCAGTTTTATGGGACCATTTCAAGAAGGTAGAGGCTTGTTCCATGGATGAGCCTATGGTCAAGTGTAACTATTTTGTACTTGCCACTCACACAGGAATGAGACTTCAACTAGGGAAAACCATTTATTTATATGTCCCAAAAACTCTTATAAACGTGGGTCATTTGAtagatagtaaaaaaaaatggtgggcGAGGCAACACTCGAGGAGGGGATTGAAAATGTTAGGAGTATGATGAGGACCGTCGTAAGTTTGTAACCTGCAAGTACAGTGAAGAGTTTGTGATGTTGGCTATTGTAGAAATGATAATTGTAAATGAGTTTTCATTCAGAGTTGTAGAAGGGAAAAGGCTTAATTAGGAAGGTGTGTTGGTTTCTTGAACCTAGGTTTAAAGTACCACGTCGTGTTACAGTTGCTAGAGATTGCATTAAGTTATttacattgaaaaataaaagttcaaaaaGTTGTTTAAAGATAGTGGCATGAAGATTTCATTGAATACCGATAGATGGACATCTGTAAGTCTTAACTATATGTGTGTAACCGCACATTTTATTGATAGGGATTGaaaattgcacaaaaaaaaatctttaatttttatttaattcttaatCATTGAGGATAGACTAGTGGGAGGTATGTGGAATGACCTTGCTGTTGAATATTTGAGACAATTTTGGACAAGTAATGCGTTGAGGGGAAAATATATGCATATGAGATGTTATGCACTTATTTTGAAACTCATTGTGAATGAGAGTTTGAGTGAGTGTAGTGATATCATCACAATGGTTCGTAATACAGTTAGATATGTGCGCTCATCTCTCACAACATTAGATAAGTTTGAGAGTTgtgtagaaaaaagaaaaaagtgattataagaaaatttcGTCCCTTGATGTATCAATTCGATGGAAGTCAACATATATGATGTTGGAGGCAACTAAGAAGTTTGAGAATACTTCTATGCAgatggagagtgaggactacAATTTCCTCTCTTAATTTGTTGAGATGGTGTGAGCATTtgtaagatttttaaaaatgttttataatgTGACTATAAAACTTTCTAGTTCTTTATATGTCATAGCTAACATGAGTTTTTAGGAGATTTGCCAACTCCAAAAGAGTTATTAGACTGAACTAGAGTGATAATCATTATTTCCTAAGCATAACCACAAGCATAAGAAGGAAGTTTGGTAAATATTGGGGGTCATTGGATATGTTGAATTTGTTTATGTTGATTGCAGTTGTACTTGATCAACATAGCAAGTTAGGGCTTCTTAGTTTCCACCTAAAGAAAGTCCATGATGAGACTTGGGCTGAAAAGTTGGTATCGAATCTGAGACAATTATTCGTAGATTTGTATGAAAAGTAGAATGCGACAATCAGGTCTACCATGACTAACCTACAATATGAGCCCCTTCCGAACTCTACAATCATAGATGATGGCAATGACAATACTAATAAATGATGGTACAATGAATGAGATCAAATATCCTCCACTTTAGGATCTACCACTTCCAAAATAGAGATGAATTAGTATATATCATATGGTTATGAGTCTCGGACCGCCTCTTTTGACTTGTTGATTTCGTGGAAACTTAAAGAGTTTACATATCCTATACTGAAGATTGCATAAGACTTCTTGGCCACGAATGTTTTCACCATCATGTTCGAGTCTATATTTAGTATGGAAGGTTGTGTGCTTGATCAGTTTCAATGTTCATTAATTGACTCCAAGAATAAAGGAGGCCCTTAATTGTGTTCAAAAGTGGTTGAAACAAATGTCGACACCTATGGATATTCGAGAGTCCATGGATAATATAAAGAGCTTCTTGGTGGGCACTCTTAATGTTATGTGATTcattcaatatttatttaattttagaactGTTTTTTATTATCTTACATCATTAAAACTTACTACTACTTTATGTTTTCTTCTTATCTATGTTTTCGTATAGAGTTTGGTGTACAATCAAATATCACAACCATTGATGAATATTGAAGCATCATGAGTGAAGACtcaagaatatttatttatgttttggttttgtaattgtgacatttttatttagtaatattTGTTTGGTGCTTAtgacaatttttaattttttttatttgtaattgaaTTTGAGACTTGATAACTTGGTTTATAATGTGTACCAAACATCTAGTGGAATTTAGACTTTGAAGTGGTGGATGGTATCATGGTGGTGTTGgtcttacttttttaattttttgaattatctagcatgtatttacaatttttcatttggtttttttattaacttaacGTTAAAAATGGtgttcaaaaatcaaaatagaacttaaatattaaaactgaCCCTTAACATGTCACTATATCAAATTAGGACATTCATTGGgccaaaaaatactttatacaTAGACAAAAAAAGGTCTAAAAAGGCCCAAAATTAGACTATTTCTGATGAACTAACCTAAAACCGGCCGGTTCACTAGCCTTCTTTTGGTCGGTTCAACTGGTTTGGTCCAATAGAGTGGCCGGTCGATTTTTCACCCCTATTGATACTTTTATAAAGTCGAGTTAAAGTTATACATCTATATATAGAGATAAGTAGATCAAGCTCCAAAACATTAGCTTAAAAATaggaaatgaaaacaaaacatttGCCGCTCAAATGAGGGTGAAGGCGGGAGGATGAGGAGGTGAGGGTACCATTTCAGGGAGGAGAGGTGGTGGCCCGTGCATTGGCACCAATGTGTATGGCTAGTGATGAACACAGACTTGGTCGGAGTCGGACTCCCCTAAATCCAAGTCCAGCTCTAACTTGTGTAGGATCCGATCTAACTCTGATTCCGACTTATCGGAGCAGAGTCGAATTTGGGTTTTcagttttgggctttttttagGTTCATatttagccaattttcaaaaacaattttttgtgggcttgcaaatttcaattttttcaaaaaattaaaaacttaaaactaaatcattcacagTTAATTTAGTTCTatattaatatctaacttatttttttactagacttatattatagtgtctaattaaATGTTATCataatatagtattacatattttttttagtgtataagtatatgttatcatactatagcattatatattatttttagtgtctaattacatggtattatactatactattacgtgttattatattatactagtgtctaacttattaacTTATTTGTACATCAtacttatttctagtgtctacttacatgttattatactttagtaaattaatattatgtgttattaagtTATTATACTAtccttattagttatttttatactagtgattaatttatttctatacaagacttatattatagtgtctaattacatgttattatacattagtattatatgttattatactaatgtctaatttatttataacttaattatgtattagactttctagtgtctaagtatatgttattatactttattaaattagtatatgtattattaacttattatactagacttatttaaataatagtgtctaacttatttttataattgattatGTAACTATCATTACTCTATTTAtagagttagtctacatacagtcCCCAAATGGGGACTACTCATGCAAGTCCatacaattatgtttaaaaaagtttaaaattacaataataccatttttaaaatgacatttttcctcttttaccTCCATTCATCAATGGCACTGCATTTGCAGTCCTCCACTCAGGTTTGCGAATAGAATTTTTCCTATTTATATTAGAGAAATTTCATTTGTAGTCCTGAGTGAGGGACTGCATGTGCAATCCTATTGAGGAATGGGTAAAAGAgtaaaaacatcattttaaaaatgatattattgtaattttaaattttttttttaacataattgtATGAGCTTGCATGAACAGTTCCCAAATGGGGACTGTACGTAGACTAACTTTTTATATtgtagtataagtatattatttataataatgaactcatattactatattattgaatttgactatataactatactagtatacatgataaatatatagataaatacatatttttataacatatgtacaatatcgaagtcggagtcggaagGGAATGTTAGAGTAGGGGTCAGAGCAtaaagtcggagtcagagcggATCAGAGCCAGAGTCGGTCCAACGACACCTCTGACTctgactgaaaaattaaaaaaaatccaactctaACTCTGTTTTGTCGAAGCCGGATTTGGAGTTCGgatttttgactttttattCAATCCTAGCCTATTGTGATGTATACTTAGGGAAGGACAAGTTGTAGAGCACCAATGTGTATACGCACCGATGTGTATGGCAAACGTGCTGTAGAGCAAAGGTTAGTACGAACCACCGACATGTGAGGGTGGTGGTGGCCAAGGAGTTGCATATCCAAACAACAATGAGCACCCTACAAAATCATGAAAGGGACTGatcaaaatgcatgcatggggaaaaagggaaaaaaaaaagggttggaGTAGGCTGGAATCTTCGGTGGTAAGGTGTAAGCATCCGCCTCGAATGTTGCAAAGGAAGGTGATaaacatctttttcttttgcgtGGGAGAAGCTTTTGAAAGCTTCCCTCTCTCTGGTTCTCCAATATGCATCTTTCACCTTTGTCAGCTATTACGTACGCTAGTTATCTtaccaaacttttttttttcatatcattttttttttccttcagaaAAATGGAGCAGGGGCAACCAATGTAACAATCTTTCCTAAGCGTGATTATAAGAGACCCTTCTCGTTGCAAAATGTTCGGTTTGAGCCATAGCTATTGTCCCAATGATGAGCCCGTCACCACAATACCCCCAAAGCATCCAGCTAGTCCAAACCCCATCTCATGGCCCAAATGTTAGGTTTTACTATCATAAGTGGTTTCAACTTATATCCTGACTCGAACTTCTGACCACAAATCCATAAAACATCCGTTCGTATTAATTGGACTACCACCTTGATGGGCTCCACGATCCTATCCCAACCCTCTCTATCCGGTTTGGGATAGGTTAGTGGAGAATAGGGTCCAAAGAATTCACGCATGTAATATATTTTGCTGTCCAATTAAACAATATAGTTAAATCTAGCTCGCAAGAAAGCCAACTAGAATTTTCATCCATACTGTTTCGGTCACTAGAAAAAAGACGCCAAAATTCAAAGCTTACAAAAAGAGGGAGAGTGCAAGAAAAGTCTATCACGTCAAAaacatcaataataaaataatagtaaaaaataaatggacaTTAGTTGTATTTACTAGTCATATTCTATCAGTTAAAATAGCCAACAATAAAATTGCTGTTTATTTAACTAATTATCAATCTAATATATTTTGAACTCTCTGGCCAAACTTAagcttaattttaattttgtttaactCAGTACTACAAGCGCTCTAACTCATAaaatttggatttaaaaatattttactatttattctcTTTCATCCATTCACCCATTTTCTACTTACCCCTCCGATATctcttattctttcttttaaatttttatttggcttgtTTTTATCCTTTTGAGTGTGGCCATTGCATAAGGATAGAAAGatatatattgcaaatattGAAACATCTGGGAATATTGTAAATATCTGAAATTAGAGGATATATTTAAAATggataaagaaagagaaattttagttcagaaagaaatttcattaaaataaagtCACAAACTAATAGGCGATACGAGAttgtaaaatttctttacagTATAAGTAGATGTAACATATCACACctaatcacatcaatttataaattttttattaaaaatgttttggtGAACCTAGCACTTTACCTAAACGAaagaataaaaagtatttaaataatataaaaatagaaaagataaaTTGATGTAAAACAACACATTACAAAATAGTGTTCATTGATGTTTGGATGTATCTGTCTTTATAACTAGTTTTATGTACATATGGTAATGATGAAATAACAATATTCTTCTGAtcagaaattaaagaaaaaatagaggagtACTGTTCTACTGGGTTGGGCAGCTTAGAACTACCACTTTCAATTTCAGTGCTAAAAGTACTTGGCAAATTAAGAAATCTCGGATTGGCAGCCATTCTCTTTGGGAATGGGAGGGGGGTGGCTGGAGAGTGGAGAGGTTTGTGGGGGGTGGTACTCTTGCTCAGGATATCCATTCAGCCATGCAGCAGTTTCCACAGTAGCAAATCCACCGTcacacccatgcatgcacagtTGCGAGCCCCGAGGATCATCTTATCATTAATACTGCATGCAGGACATATATATGTGCTAGTACTGCTAGATCTTTAGTTTACACAATATAAGaaacttgttattttttttttttttttttgtcaaaatcgacttattttcattacaaataattattttcatcgtAAAAAACttgtcataaatatttatttttttgtagtgacaAATTAATCACATGGTTTAATTTGATACATCAGatctattttgtaataaaaaagaCTTTGTAATTTTAGATATTGTATTAAGTTACATCAATTTCtaagttttgttataaaatttctttacataCTGAACATTTCTCATTCTTATTATCTCTTCCTAACACAATGATTCAGAGCACTATCCTTGACATGGGATCTCCATACCCCATAATTCAtgaacctatatatatatatatatatatatatatatatatatatatatccttctcttgtacttaattataaagttattatCCCTTCCTGCAAGCTAGCCACTTCTAGATGATCTATTTCATTATGAATCGACATATATCTTTTAACTATACTTTCTAAGAGATATTGGTTAGTCCAAGATGTGGAACAACAaagtttgattttgaaaaacatTATCGTTTTGAAAATACTATACACGTAGTAGTAGAATCACAAGGATCTATTGAGATATGAGATGctataattgataatatttgCGACAAGAACGAATCGACCACTCATTTAATCCAATTCATATAATAAAGAACGCGAATCAAGTGCAAAAATTAGTAGGTATGAGATGATTAATGTTAAATCCGGCCATATATGCACCTAAATGAGTGATCTACTCATTAATTTAAAGCAATTGATGTGAAGGGCTCATGATGTGTTTAATCGAATCCGGAGACTAGCTAGGAGTTGTAAATCTTgttatacaaataaattataagcACATTTTTGTGGGCGTATTAAAACGTTGGAGGACACAAGTTTTATGGTACCCTATGTTGATTATAAAGTATCTAAACCTTCCCCTTCCTATTCCTAATTGAATGATGCAGTGGAATAATTACGTTATCTCATTGAAATtcaatatgtatatatctagGTAATCCATAACAAATCATGCAGCTTGGTCCCTTATTGCACAATGATAATCTTTGCAAAAACAGATATTTAAGGCTATTTGAACTTATTGTATTGGGTTCTTCAAATTTCTATGCTAGAAAtagtgaaaaagaagaaaatcgaCCATCAAAGGGCCAAATTAATCGTTAATTTAGTGAtcagataaaattattataaacaaGAAGGAAATAGATCACACtacgtatatatataactcaaaaatcaaaacaaaacacattaTACTACATATGATTCCATCTTGGTGTACGAAGAATATTTCTGATTTCAAACCACGACTCTACtcattgaatataaaatattattagaattttttttaatattatttttattttaggatttaaaaagttgaattatttattttattttgtgtgaaaatttgaaaaagttataatgattagataagatgagttaagttgagaagttttgtaaaaacaaacgaggactCAACAAATGGGAAGAAGGGGAGCgaaccaatttctttttgggtacATGGAATGTCTCAATACCCCATCTTGCAATATCAAACTAGTGTTATCACTTTGactgaaaaacttgaaaattttttgaTTGTATCCACTTTATTTACCTTTCAACGTTTCCTCTCTCCCGTTTTTCAACCAAGCCAGCTATCACAGCGTCGCCACCCAGAGGGGGGGTGGAGCTTCGTCTCCTCCCCCTCTCCGATCGCCCAGCTG encodes the following:
- the LOC121246544 gene encoding UDP-glucuronate 4-epimerase 6-like, whose translation is MLSKMASSPPDTSKTIKIERYNSYLRRVNSTKLLINASSKVLFRATLLIALALIFYFVLHYPPLSDAPSSFHLHTTRRNFLSSALYGPHAGGPSWEKQVRHSSTPRRPNGMSVLVTGAAGFVGSHCSLALKKRGDGVLGLDNFNDYYDPSLKRARQALLLKHQVFIVEGDLNDAPLLTKLFDVVPFTHILHLAAQAGVRYAMQNPQSYVKSNIAGFVNLLEVAKAVNPQPAIVWASSSSVYGLNTENPFSESQRTDQPASLYAATKKAGEEIAHTYNHIYGLSLTGLRFFTVYGPWGRPDMAYFFFTKDILQGKAIDVYRTQDGEEVARDFTYIDDIVKGCVGALDTAEKSTGSGGKKRRPAQLRIYNLGNKSPVPVGKLVSILEGLLSTKAKKHVIKMPRNGDVPYTHANVSLAFRDFGYKPTTDLSTGLRKFVKWYVNYYGIQSKVRKETSAGGNNNDHPEESN